A stretch of Tenrec ecaudatus isolate mTenEca1 chromosome 2, mTenEca1.hap1, whole genome shotgun sequence DNA encodes these proteins:
- the LOC142440723 gene encoding ferritin light chain-like, translated as MSSQIRQNCSADAEAGVNRLVNLHLQASYTYLSLGFFFDRDDVALEGVGHFFHELAKEKREGTERLLKLQNQRGGRALLQDVQKPSQDEWGRTLDAMEAALALEKKLNQALLDLHVAGSTHTDPHLCDFLENHFLDKEVKLLKKMGDHLTTLRRLARPQAGLGEYLFERLTLKED; from the coding sequence ATGAGCTCTCAGATCCGTCAGAATTGTTCCGCCGACGCGGAGGCTGGCGTCAACCGTCTGGTCAACCTGCACctgcaggcctcttacacctacctctctctgggcttcttttTCGACCGCGACGATGTGGCCTTGGAAGGCGTGGGGCACTTCTTCCACGAGCTGGCGAAGGAGAAGCGCGAGGGGACCGAGCGTCTCTTGAAGCTGCAGAACCAGCGCGGCGGCCGTGCTctcctccaggatgtgcagaaGCCGTCTCAAGATGAGTGGGGTCGAACCCTGGACGCCATGGAAGCTGCCCTAGCCCTGGAGAAAAAACTCAACCAGGCTCTTCTGGACCTGCATGTCGCGGGGTCCACTCACACCGACCCtcatctctgtgactttctggagaaccacttcctggacaaggaggtgaaactcctcaagaagatgggcgaCCACCTGACCACCCTCCGCAGGCTGGCCAGACCCCAGGCCGGCCTGGGCGAGTATCTCTTTGAGAGGCTCACTCTCAAAGAAGACTAG